The Helianthus annuus cultivar XRQ/B chromosome 11, HanXRQr2.0-SUNRISE, whole genome shotgun sequence region ttttgctccatttgcaccaggacctgccaaaacacaatataatataatactaaaactaactaaaaacaaataaaaactatacataaattatacactttacacgggacaaatatgtgtattttaccctacATCAAATATCctcacacttaacctttttttgtccccgaaaaagaattatgcaaaacGGAATCATAGTGGGATTAATCATTCGGGACAAAAGCTTAAATTTCTTATTAAAAACTGAAActtgtgttagccgcgattgcaagtattCGTGTCCGCTTAAACCCAACcccggttccaagcccttatcatgcaattttagttcaagtgcggtcaatctacctagggtctcacactaagAATCGCAAGTCCATCTAAtcccccctcaagcttataggacaaaaggaacaaCCATTGGGCTATTTCCTAACCGccttataccaagatcaagagagtttaaAACCAAATCTATTCTTTCCATTTTTttccttttcatttttttttcatcactttttcatcattttttttctttttttttttcgagcatagacgttgctttccctaacccagaggcattccagctgtagagtcgctatccccaactcggattacttaggcttcggtacttttttattttctttgcaaggtcgatttcacacaccctagcggtagTCCGGCTATAAAGTCActatccccaacccagactacatagaaatgcgctactttcatttagtttctagctctcttttttttcattttttccttTTTCAATGAGATATGACAAAAAACTCTAACGAttttagcttataacggcatcccttatactattatcggcggtttcaatttccccactttccttagatgagaacccactagtagaccgacaattaggtaTATTTAAGATCAAAGGAACCTAGAACCGAATCGAGCCTACCCgcacatcccaaactagacacaagctcaattatattatctcatattattattatttgaacccgaacaaaaatccgacttttctatcattttccgtttttatttgcaaacttcttatttcaaaagacattttctattttttcaatttttttattttaaattttcagttttttttattattaattttttttttatttttcgacTTTTTATGACTCGACTAACTATACTAACGACACTAAACGACAGTTTCCCATCCCCACATttaaactctacattgccctcaatgtaggatggaaaccgactaaaaaaaactaaaaataaataagaaacaaAAAGACTAAGGGCAAAAATGGGAAGGACTTTGCTGGTTTTATAATGCGTAAGGTCCATaactctcgtccaatccagctcgatcgtatagcatttcattcgcgatcGGCTTTTGACACTAACTAGTACACTCGATAAGTGCCTGGAATTTGATAAGCAactccaaaatcacccgaatggagattgagtacgggtggtacatattcaaacctgcataaacaaaaacaagcaaaaaaccaaagcagtaccgaCTCTGAACAAAAACTGACTCAAAACTACTAACTTAGACTCGTAGTACGAAAAAAACGACTCAATAACCAAGAAAACATGAAAACACGAACATACCTAAAACTACGATAAAGACTCAAAATCTACAAACTCTACAAGTAGGCTATCAACTTTTCTAACATTCACGGAGGATCATGTAGACGCGGCTCACCTGTGTACCAAATATCACGGGCTGTAGCACCATCATACCTATGATTACTCGAATCACTCGAAACCTCCTCATACCTCTCACAACCTCTCAACTCATCATTGGGCGGTTTGAACTTATACGTTTCAAACCTAAATCTATCCCCACACTGAGCTTCACTCAGTGCTTCTAGCTTCGATTCTAAACACGGTACTTTTTTTCAAGATCCTCTACTCTCCTATCGGGAAGATCCCTACACTTAGGTTCTAACATTGGCTCTAACCTAGGATCGCTCACCCTCTCTGTCTCTATTCTCTCACATCCTTTACTCTCCCCCACCGATGCCACTACCTCTACTCTAGCATTTAACCCTCTCGTGTTAGTGACCTTGAAAACCACCGAATCCTCACCCGCTCGAAGTGTAATAGTGCCTAAGAAGACATCTATAAGAGCTTTGGCTGTGTTCAAGAATGGGCGCCCTAAAATCAACGGTATGTTTTCATCAGCTTCCATGTCTAGTACTACAAAGTTCACCGGAATGACAAACTTATCAACTTTCACTAGCAAATTTTCTACAATCCCCCGGGGGTACTTAACCGTTTTGTATGCTAACGATAGGGTCATACGAGTGGGCTTTAAGTCACCAAGGCCTAGTTTCTCATAAAATGAATATGGCATCAAATTTATACTAGCACCAAGGTCGGTTAATGCATGGTTTTGAACATCACCACCGAACAAACACGGGATCGTGAAGATACCCGGATCAATGAGTTTTTCCGGTAGGCTGTTTGTGACCACAGCAGAGCATTCGACGTTTAACGAAACATTCGGAAGTTCCTCTAATTTATCTTTCCCTTTAAGGATTTCTTTTAAGAACTTAGCATATTTCGGCATATGCTTGAGGGCTTCGATTAACGGTAGATTGATCTTAAGTTGTTTGAAGATGTCTCGGAAGTACCCGTATTCCATAGAGTATTTTTAGTTCTTTAAACGTTCaggataaggagcacgagcatgATCAATCTCAGGACTCGGTCTAACTATCTCAACCGGTTTCCTAACAACCCTTTCTAATGGAGGAGCCTCTAACTCTATCTCCTCATCCACCGGTTCCTCTTCCTCTACTCGAACCGGTGGCCTCTCAAACTCTCCTAACTCCTGACCCGACCTAGTGGTTATGGCTTTCACATGATGATAGGTTGGGTGGGTTGAGTGTTACCCAAGAATTGACTTGGTGGTCGTTCTTGCCACTGTCGGGTAATGTCACCTAACTGCCTCTGGAGATCTAGAAAGGTGGAATGATTATTCCTTATCTTCGTAGCATGCTTCTCTAGGGTTTTCTGAGTGACCTGGTCTCTAGTGATCACTTGTGCCAGCATGGCCTTAATCTCCTCTAACCCACTGCCTAAATCTTGGTTACTTGAACCTTGACTATTAGAACCCCCACTATGGAATTGACCCTGCCCCTGGTATTGATTTTGGCTCGATTGGAAACCAGGGGGATTATCGAAGGAAcgccaattattattattactattgcCACACAAGTTCGAATTGTAATTGAAGTTAGGATTTTTACCAGTGATCAATTCGACTTGCTCTTGGGTAAGCTGTGGGCACTCAATGGTATCATGACCTCCTCTACACACCTCACACCTCTCTACCTGCTTCCTAAGCTCTAGAAGTT contains the following coding sequences:
- the LOC110888676 gene encoding uncharacterized protein LOC110888676; protein product: MEYGYFRDIFKQLKINLPLIEALKHMPKYAKFLKEILKGKDKLEELPNVSLNVECSAVVTNSLPEKLIDPGIFTIPCLFGGDVQNHALTDLGASINLMPYSFYEKLGLGDLKPTRMTLSLAYKTVKYPRGIVENLLVKVDKFVIPVNFVVLDMEADENIPLILGRPFLNTAKALIDVFLGTITLRAGEDSVVFKVTNTRGLNARVEVVASVGESKGCERIETERVSDPRLEPMLEPKCRDLPDRRVEDLEKKYRV